From Levilactobacillus zymae, a single genomic window includes:
- a CDS encoding YbaB/EbfC family nucleoid-associated protein, which translates to MGNMGNMGSMMKQMRQMQKKMAEDQAELNAQTFTGTSPDDMVKATFTGERKMTDLTIKPEAIDPDDPDMLADLVVAAVNDALGQVEAQTKQTLGKYTQGMNIPGM; encoded by the coding sequence ATGGGCAATATGGGTAACATGGGTAGTATGATGAAACAAATGCGGCAAATGCAAAAGAAGATGGCGGAGGACCAAGCTGAATTAAATGCGCAAACCTTCACCGGCACCTCACCAGACGACATGGTGAAGGCGACCTTTACCGGGGAACGGAAGATGACGGACTTGACCATCAAGCCCGAAGCCATCGATCCGGACGATCCCGATATGTTAGCCGACTTGGTTGTGGCGGCCGTAAACGACGCTCTGGGTCAAGTCGAGGCCCAAACTAAGCAAACTTTAGGCAAAT